In Nocardioides dokdonensis FR1436, the following are encoded in one genomic region:
- a CDS encoding glycosyltransferase: MSGLRVCLVASSRHPIREPFAGGLESQTHYLARELRRRGHRVSLYAAPGSDPALGAVELDVDPFWPSDAACADVNAPPARWIAEHHAYLSLMLDLAGPRGATIDVVHNNSLHHLPVAMARTLSVPVVTTLHTPPLPWLESAFQLSPETPAVAVSETCRRMWAPRVRASVVRNGVDTAVWRAGPGGGPAVWTGRITAEKAPHEAALACRRAGVPLRLVGPVSDPDYFEACLRPLLDRDVEHLGHLPHDELVSVVGESSVALVTPRWEEPYGLVAAEAMSCGTPVAAYDRGAIAEVVTRDAGVVVPADDVDALAVAVLRAAALPRDVVRATAVRDCSLERMVDEYEELYRSLARAGRPAA; encoded by the coding sequence GTGAGCGGCCTGCGGGTGTGCCTGGTCGCCTCGTCGCGGCACCCCATCCGCGAGCCCTTCGCGGGCGGGTTGGAGTCACAGACGCACTACCTGGCCCGCGAGCTGCGGCGCCGCGGCCACCGGGTCTCGCTGTACGCCGCCCCCGGCTCCGACCCCGCGCTGGGCGCCGTCGAGCTCGACGTCGACCCGTTCTGGCCCAGCGACGCCGCCTGCGCCGACGTCAACGCCCCGCCCGCCCGGTGGATCGCCGAGCACCACGCCTACCTCTCGCTGATGCTCGACCTGGCGGGACCTCGCGGTGCCACCATCGACGTGGTGCACAACAACTCCCTGCACCACCTGCCGGTCGCCATGGCCAGGACCCTGTCGGTGCCGGTCGTGACGACGCTGCACACCCCGCCGCTGCCGTGGCTCGAGTCGGCGTTCCAGCTCAGCCCCGAGACCCCGGCGGTGGCCGTCTCCGAGACCTGCCGTCGGATGTGGGCGCCGCGCGTGCGCGCCTCGGTGGTGCGCAACGGCGTCGACACCGCCGTGTGGCGCGCCGGTCCGGGCGGCGGTCCGGCGGTCTGGACGGGTCGGATCACCGCGGAGAAGGCGCCGCACGAGGCGGCGCTGGCCTGTCGGCGGGCGGGCGTGCCGCTGCGGCTGGTCGGCCCGGTCAGCGACCCCGACTACTTCGAGGCGTGCCTGCGGCCGCTGCTCGACCGCGATGTCGAGCACCTGGGCCACCTGCCCCACGACGAGCTCGTCTCCGTGGTGGGCGAGTCGTCCGTCGCGCTGGTCACCCCTCGCTGGGAGGAGCCCTACGGACTGGTCGCGGCCGAGGCGATGTCGTGCGGCACGCCGGTGGCGGCCTACGACCGCGGCGCGATCGCCGAGGTCGTGACGCGCGACGCCGGTGTGGTGGTCCCCGCCGACGACGTCGACGCGCTGGCCGTGGCGGTGCTGCGGGCCGCGGCCCTGCCGCGCGACGTGGTGCGCGCCACCGCCGTGCGCGACTGCTCGCTGGAGCGGATGGTCGACGAGTACGAGGAGCTCTACCGGTCGCTGGCCCGGGCCGGGCGCCCCGCCGCATGA
- a CDS encoding TetR/AcrR family transcriptional regulator, which yields MVDPAAPARRGRPGHDQQAVLREAVALFIRQGYDATSMGDLARALGLSKSAIYHHVASKEQLLGLALDAALAELTEAVEAATAPAYDAGSGGSGPSAYERLRVLVARSVEVLVAHQPEVTLLLRVRGNSPVELAALERRRWIDARLADLVRAAVEEGALRDDVDPQLVSRLLFGMVNSLVEWHRPGGEVDAAVLAHAVTTLAFEGLRAPTPG from the coding sequence ATGGTCGACCCCGCTGCCCCGGCCCGTCGCGGTCGCCCGGGCCACGACCAGCAGGCCGTGCTGCGCGAGGCCGTGGCGCTCTTCATCCGCCAGGGCTACGACGCGACCAGCATGGGCGACCTGGCCCGCGCACTGGGTCTGAGCAAGTCGGCGATCTACCACCACGTCGCCAGCAAGGAGCAGCTGCTCGGGCTCGCGCTGGACGCGGCCCTGGCCGAGCTGACCGAGGCCGTCGAGGCCGCCACCGCACCGGCCTACGACGCCGGGTCGGGCGGATCCGGCCCGTCGGCGTACGAGCGGCTGCGGGTGCTGGTCGCCCGCAGCGTCGAGGTGCTGGTGGCCCACCAGCCGGAGGTCACCCTGCTGCTGCGGGTGCGAGGCAACAGCCCCGTCGAGCTCGCCGCGCTCGAGCGTCGGCGCTGGATCGACGCGCGGCTCGCCGACCTCGTGCGGGCCGCGGTCGAGGAGGGGGCGCTGCGCGACGACGTCGACCCGCAGCTGGTCAGCCGGCTGCTGTTCGGCATGGTCAACTCGCTCGTCGAGTGGCACCGCCCCGGCGGCGAGGTGGACGCGGCCGTGCTGGCCCACGCCGTCACCACGCTGGCCTTCGAGGGACTGCGCGCCCCCACCCCCGGGTAG
- a CDS encoding PT domain-containing protein: MKGPQRQRLDAALAAADEDVVAGQGGGAQEWGAAAERLRTVRDALHRAAGTGAGIGGQTGKSLFAALEKAATHLERYIDDLEQGARALTDSSAAISRTRTARDAIDTTPGLEDSDAPGSFSPDPEWDQVTLDRKRTEHQTSVSQHEEREARREAKAKEVADAMEAGYEEPIAVMKRIHGVPDPEPGSRPGRPGSPYAPTGSTPGGGSGASGGGGPRSGAGTLQPTWTAGPTDQPLPQPVDQPLDQPTDQPTDQPVDQPPTTPTTTSLPPTGDLPPEPSGTGSTPLQPTSIDPATTSAPGGGAGIGTGAAALGGGLLLGGAARGIAARAAGVVPGQGTVARPLGTTARSAVSGTLGRSTAGSPTPRAGGVGGTAAGRGTGAGSSRAGARGAAGTGTGRGGSKKSRDRADQDFYADDDWDETDDDIAPGVLG; the protein is encoded by the coding sequence GTGAAGGGGCCCCAGCGCCAGCGCCTCGACGCGGCGCTCGCCGCCGCCGACGAGGACGTCGTCGCCGGACAGGGAGGCGGCGCCCAGGAGTGGGGCGCCGCTGCGGAGCGGCTGCGCACCGTCCGCGACGCACTCCACCGGGCTGCCGGGACCGGCGCCGGGATCGGCGGACAGACCGGGAAGTCGCTGTTCGCTGCGTTGGAGAAGGCCGCCACCCACCTGGAGCGCTACATCGACGACCTCGAGCAGGGCGCGCGGGCACTCACCGACTCGAGCGCGGCCATCAGTCGCACCCGCACGGCGCGCGACGCCATCGACACCACTCCCGGGCTCGAGGACAGCGACGCGCCCGGCTCCTTCAGCCCCGACCCCGAGTGGGACCAGGTGACCCTCGACCGCAAGCGCACCGAGCACCAGACCTCGGTGAGCCAGCACGAGGAGCGGGAGGCACGCCGTGAGGCGAAGGCCAAGGAGGTCGCCGACGCGATGGAGGCCGGCTACGAGGAGCCCATCGCGGTGATGAAGCGGATCCACGGCGTCCCGGACCCCGAGCCGGGCTCGCGGCCGGGCCGCCCCGGTTCGCCGTACGCGCCGACCGGCTCGACGCCCGGCGGCGGCTCCGGGGCCTCGGGTGGGGGCGGCCCCCGCTCCGGTGCGGGCACGCTGCAGCCGACCTGGACCGCGGGACCGACCGATCAGCCCCTCCCCCAGCCCGTGGACCAGCCCTTGGACCAGCCCACGGACCAGCCGACGGATCAGCCCGTCGACCAGCCGCCCACGACACCCACCACGACGTCGCTGCCTCCGACCGGCGACCTGCCCCCAGAGCCGTCCGGCACCGGGTCCACACCCCTGCAGCCGACCTCGATCGACCCCGCCACCACCTCTGCCCCCGGCGGCGGCGCCGGCATCGGCACGGGCGCGGCGGCCCTCGGCGGCGGCCTGCTGCTCGGCGGGGCCGCCCGTGGCATCGCGGCGCGCGCCGCCGGCGTGGTGCCCGGCCAGGGCACCGTCGCCCGCCCGCTCGGCACCACCGCCCGATCCGCCGTCTCCGGCACCCTGGGTCGCAGCACGGCCGGCAGCCCCACGCCGCGCGCGGGCGGCGTGGGCGGCACCGCGGCCGGGCGAGGGACCGGCGCCGGGAGCTCTCGCGCCGGCGCCCGCGGGGCCGCGGGCACGGGGACCGGCCGGGGCGGCTCCAAGAAGAGTCGCGACCGTGCCGATCAGGACTTCTACGCCGACGACGACTGGGACGAGACGGACGACGACATCGCCCCCGGTGTCCTCGGCTGA
- a CDS encoding serine/threonine-protein kinase codes for MSAPSSPETPAATSLVVGGRYELVELIGSGAMGSVFAAQDLVDERLVALKRLHAQRADDNTARTRFESEARTLRQLSHPGLPQVYDVGEDFDGVSVQPYLAMRLVTGETLADKLSERGPLPTHEVAALVAMLASALSAVHIAGVVHRDIKPANIVVSESGQPVLVDFGIATADDVEPLTSTGEVLGTMEYISPEQVSGRRATAASDVYSLGVVAFQCLTSVKPFQRESAVASALAHLHDPPPDLPRSVDKPLADLVQGMLAKDPDDRPLAADVARGLDRVLARSRS; via the coding sequence ATGTCCGCCCCGTCGAGCCCCGAGACCCCGGCGGCGACGTCCCTGGTGGTCGGCGGGCGCTACGAGCTCGTCGAGCTGATCGGCTCCGGCGCGATGGGCAGCGTCTTCGCCGCCCAGGACCTCGTCGACGAGCGCCTGGTGGCCCTCAAGCGGCTGCACGCCCAGCGCGCCGACGACAACACCGCGCGCACCAGGTTCGAGTCGGAGGCGCGCACCCTGCGGCAGCTCTCGCACCCCGGTCTGCCCCAGGTCTACGACGTCGGCGAGGACTTCGACGGCGTGTCCGTGCAGCCCTACCTCGCGATGCGGCTGGTCACCGGGGAGACGCTGGCCGACAAGCTGTCCGAGCGCGGTCCGCTGCCGACGCACGAGGTCGCCGCGCTGGTGGCGATGCTGGCCTCCGCGCTCAGCGCCGTGCACATCGCGGGCGTGGTGCACCGTGACATCAAGCCCGCCAACATCGTGGTGAGCGAGTCCGGGCAGCCGGTGCTCGTCGACTTCGGCATCGCCACCGCTGACGACGTCGAACCGCTCACCAGCACCGGAGAGGTGCTCGGCACGATGGAGTACATCTCGCCGGAGCAGGTCTCCGGGCGCCGGGCCACCGCCGCCTCGGACGTCTACTCCCTCGGGGTGGTGGCCTTCCAGTGCCTGACCTCCGTCAAGCCGTTCCAGCGCGAGTCGGCCGTCGCCTCGGCGCTGGCCCACCTGCACGACCCGCCCCCGGACCTGCCGCGCAGCGTCGACAAGCCGCTGGCCGACCTCGTGCAGGGGATGCTCGCCAAGGACCCCGACGACCGGCCGCTGGCCGCCGACGTCGCCCGCGGCCTCGACCGGGTCCTGGCCCGCAGCCGCAGCTGA
- the paaC gene encoding 1,2-phenylacetyl-CoA epoxidase subunit PaaC → MSHESVYDGLVEEHGDVSGQWAFGTSFEDPLAGVDTTLPEGVDGAALAAYCLMLGDDALVLSHRLSQWCSRAPDLEDDIAIANIALDLLGQARLLLARAAAADPAVVPVLAAWSGVSPVPDEDRLAFFREADAFRCTRLVELEHGDFAHLVVRLLLFSSARLAVLQRLAASRDHVLAAIGAKGATEVTYHREYAARWVVTLARGTEESRRRLLGALDELAPWHAEQLEAHPVATALAESGVGVDPAGTADEVADVLAQVLEAAHTPWPDVAPRGGVRGRAGRDGMHTEALSRMLAEMQVVARAHPTGRW, encoded by the coding sequence ATGAGCCACGAGTCCGTGTACGACGGCCTGGTCGAGGAGCACGGCGACGTCTCCGGTCAGTGGGCGTTCGGCACCTCGTTCGAGGACCCGCTCGCCGGTGTCGACACGACGCTGCCCGAGGGCGTCGACGGCGCCGCGCTGGCGGCGTACTGCCTGATGCTCGGCGACGACGCGCTGGTGCTCTCGCACCGGCTTTCGCAGTGGTGCAGCCGCGCGCCCGACCTCGAGGACGACATCGCGATCGCCAACATCGCCCTCGACCTGCTCGGCCAGGCCCGGCTGCTGCTGGCGCGGGCGGCGGCCGCCGACCCCGCCGTCGTGCCGGTGCTGGCAGCGTGGTCGGGGGTCTCGCCGGTGCCCGACGAGGACCGGCTGGCGTTCTTCCGCGAGGCCGACGCCTTCCGCTGCACCCGGCTCGTCGAGCTCGAGCACGGCGACTTCGCGCACCTGGTGGTGCGGCTGCTGCTCTTCTCGAGTGCCCGGTTGGCCGTCCTCCAGCGGCTCGCCGCCAGCCGCGACCACGTGCTCGCCGCGATCGGCGCCAAGGGCGCCACCGAGGTCACCTACCACCGCGAGTACGCCGCCCGGTGGGTCGTGACGCTGGCGCGAGGCACCGAGGAGTCGCGGCGCCGGCTGCTGGGCGCCCTCGACGAGCTCGCGCCGTGGCACGCCGAGCAGCTCGAGGCGCACCCGGTCGCGACCGCCCTCGCCGAGTCCGGCGTCGGCGTCGACCCGGCCGGCACCGCCGACGAGGTCGCCGACGTGCTGGCCCAGGTGCTCGAGGCGGCGCACACGCCCTGGCCCGACGTGGCCCCGCGGGGCGGGGTGCGCGGTCGCGCCGGGCGCGACGGCATGCACACCGAGGCGCTGAGCCGCATGCTCGCCGAGATGCAGGTCGTGGCACGGGCGCACCCGACGGGGCGGTGGTGA
- a CDS encoding glycosyltransferase family 2 protein, with product MSGTAVVTIAHGRHDHLARQRASLGLGDLLPDLTVVVAMDDDPPVPHLAGVETRVLHLPTAPLGLPLARARNQGVAEAVRLGADVLVLLDVDLLAGPGLVAAYADVVRREPVALWSGPVTYLPPPPTSGYDLRRLDALDAPHPARPAPLPGEVLREASPDLFWSLSFATSATGWRRVGGFCEEYVGYGGEDTDFARLAVSREVPLGWVGAARGFHQHHPTQDPPRQHLDDVLRNAALFHRRWGRWPMTGWLQAFEAEGLVTHQDGRWTRV from the coding sequence GTGAGCGGCACCGCCGTGGTGACGATCGCGCACGGGCGCCACGACCACCTCGCCCGTCAACGCGCCTCGCTCGGCCTCGGGGACCTGCTGCCCGACCTGACGGTCGTGGTCGCCATGGACGACGACCCGCCCGTGCCCCATCTCGCCGGCGTCGAGACCCGGGTGCTGCACCTGCCGACCGCGCCGCTGGGTCTGCCGCTGGCCCGGGCGCGCAACCAGGGGGTCGCCGAGGCGGTGCGCCTGGGCGCCGACGTGCTGGTGCTCCTCGACGTCGACCTGCTGGCGGGGCCGGGGCTGGTGGCGGCGTACGCCGACGTCGTGCGCCGCGAGCCCGTCGCTCTCTGGTCCGGACCGGTGACCTACCTGCCGCCTCCCCCGACCTCTGGCTACGACCTGCGCCGCCTCGACGCGCTGGACGCCCCGCACCCCGCGCGACCGGCCCCGCTGCCCGGGGAGGTGCTGCGCGAGGCCTCCCCCGACCTGTTCTGGTCGTTGTCCTTCGCCACCTCGGCTACGGGGTGGCGCCGGGTCGGCGGCTTCTGCGAGGAGTACGTGGGCTACGGCGGCGAGGACACCGACTTCGCCCGTCTGGCGGTCTCCCGCGAGGTCCCGCTCGGCTGGGTGGGGGCGGCGCGCGGCTTCCACCAGCACCACCCCACGCAGGACCCACCGCGCCAGCACCTCGACGACGTGCTGCGCAACGCCGCGCTGTTCCACCGCCGTTGGGGCCGGTGGCCGATGACGGGCTGGCTGCAGGCGTTCGAGGCCGAGGGGCTGGTGACGCACCAGGACGGGCGGTGGACGCGGGTCTGA
- the paaE gene encoding 1,2-phenylacetyl-CoA epoxidase subunit PaaE: MSAPAVERPRSRSFHALRVAAVTPLTDDSAAITFEVPEELRGHLAFDAGQSLTVRRTVDGVEQRRSYSVCAPVGAAPRIGVREIPGGVVSSWLVREVRAGDEVEVQLAPGGFRAVPEVVAAGGRHLCVAAGSGITPVLSIAATLLEHPDAQVTLLYGNRTTGSVMFAEEVADLKNAHASRLQVVHVLSREPRDVELLSGRLDAQRLDRILTDLAPVDDLDHAWLCGPHQMVQDARDVLARHGLGADRVHAELFFVDEPPPDLVRERVVPSGATTEATVVLDGLSSTSTVARDKPLLDSAQETRADLPFACRGGVCGTCRALVRDGEVEMARNYALEDAEVEAGFVLTCQSRPLTDSVTIDFDA, encoded by the coding sequence ATGAGCGCACCCGCGGTCGAGCGTCCGCGCAGTCGGTCCTTCCACGCCCTGCGCGTGGCGGCGGTGACCCCGCTGACCGACGACTCCGCGGCGATCACGTTCGAGGTGCCCGAGGAGCTGCGCGGGCACCTCGCCTTCGACGCCGGCCAGTCGCTGACCGTGCGCCGCACCGTCGACGGCGTCGAGCAGCGCCGGTCGTACTCCGTGTGCGCCCCGGTGGGCGCCGCGCCCCGCATCGGGGTCCGCGAGATCCCGGGCGGCGTCGTCTCGTCGTGGCTGGTGCGCGAGGTGCGTGCCGGCGACGAGGTCGAGGTGCAGCTGGCGCCGGGCGGCTTCCGGGCCGTGCCCGAGGTGGTCGCGGCCGGGGGACGGCACCTGTGCGTGGCCGCCGGCTCGGGCATCACCCCGGTGCTCTCGATCGCCGCGACCCTCCTGGAGCACCCCGACGCACAGGTGACGCTGCTCTACGGCAACCGCACGACGGGCTCGGTGATGTTCGCCGAGGAGGTCGCCGACCTCAAGAACGCCCACGCGTCGCGGCTCCAGGTGGTCCACGTGCTCAGCCGCGAGCCCCGCGACGTCGAGCTGCTCTCGGGCCGCCTCGACGCGCAGCGGCTCGACCGCATCCTCACCGACCTCGCGCCGGTCGACGACCTCGACCACGCCTGGCTCTGCGGGCCGCACCAGATGGTCCAGGACGCCCGCGACGTGCTCGCGCGCCACGGCCTGGGCGCCGACCGGGTGCACGCCGAGCTGTTCTTCGTCGACGAGCCGCCGCCCGACCTGGTGCGCGAGCGGGTGGTGCCCAGCGGGGCGACCACCGAGGCGACCGTGGTCCTCGACGGGCTGAGCTCCACCTCGACCGTGGCCCGCGACAAGCCGCTGCTCGACTCGGCCCAGGAGACCCGCGCCGACCTGCCCTTCGCCTGCCGCGGCGGTGTCTGCGGCACCTGCCGCGCGCTGGTGCGCGACGGCGAGGTGGAGATGGCGCGCAACTACGCCCTCGAGGACGCCGAGGTCGAGGCCGGCTTCGTGCTGACCTGCCAGTCCCGCCCCCTCACCGACTCGGTCACCATCGACTTCGACGCCTGA
- the paaD gene encoding 1,2-phenylacetyl-CoA epoxidase subunit PaaD, translating into MAATSHAVRPGSLTRADAEAAAGTVVDPEMPMLTLVDLGVLREVTVEEAPAGAAVTVALTPTYSGCPAMATMRDDLVRALTEVGFDEVRVQVRLSPPWTSDWITAAGREALRAHRLSPPGPAGPRPDGPVPLRLTATRRRLVCPRCGAEETELTSEYGPTACTALYRCTVCREPFEHLKEI; encoded by the coding sequence ATGGCCGCCACCAGCCACGCGGTCCGACCCGGGTCGCTGACCCGCGCCGACGCCGAGGCGGCCGCCGGCACCGTCGTCGACCCCGAGATGCCGATGCTGACGCTGGTCGACCTCGGGGTGCTGCGCGAGGTCACGGTCGAGGAGGCCCCGGCCGGTGCCGCGGTCACGGTCGCGCTGACGCCGACGTACTCCGGCTGCCCGGCGATGGCCACCATGCGCGACGACCTGGTGCGCGCGCTGACCGAGGTGGGCTTCGACGAGGTGCGGGTGCAGGTGCGGCTCAGCCCGCCCTGGACCAGCGACTGGATCACGGCCGCGGGTCGGGAGGCGCTGCGCGCGCACCGGCTCTCCCCGCCCGGCCCGGCCGGGCCGCGGCCCGACGGCCCGGTGCCGCTGCGCCTGACCGCGACGCGGCGTCGCCTCGTGTGCCCGCGCTGCGGGGCCGAGGAGACCGAGCTGACCTCGGAGTACGGGCCGACCGCCTGCACCGCGCTCTACCGCTGCACCGTGTGCCGCGAGCCGTTCGAGCACCTCAAGGAGATCTGA
- a CDS encoding glycosyltransferase → MPSGHVYVRHLAPEGPGPARGALRLPDPPPRAVDPEPGQWWPPAMLDPAWVREHDFDVLHLHFGFDALDPDDLVALVDAVHDTGRAFVQTVHDLRNPHHLDRRLHDEQLDALLPRADALLTLTPGAAGEIQRRWGREATVVPHPHVVDLRTMAVAADCRARRRTDAFRVGLHVKSLRPSMAPLRVLPTLAETVADLPGAVLQVNAHRDVVQGGAREDAELYEWLRDAEASGSVDLRVHDFLPDQDLWNYLGSLDLSVLPYRFGTHSGWLEACRDLGTTVLAPTCGYFAEQGPVLSYEHDEDHIDLASLDAAVRRAHAERPQWGAGIDERRVQRAEVAAVHERVYADVARTVGR, encoded by the coding sequence GTGCCCAGCGGCCACGTCTACGTGCGCCACCTCGCCCCCGAGGGACCTGGACCGGCCCGCGGTGCCCTCAGGCTGCCGGACCCGCCGCCGCGGGCGGTGGACCCGGAGCCGGGACAGTGGTGGCCGCCGGCGATGCTCGACCCCGCCTGGGTGCGCGAGCACGACTTCGACGTGCTGCACCTGCACTTCGGCTTCGACGCGCTCGACCCCGACGACCTCGTCGCGCTGGTCGACGCCGTCCACGACACCGGACGGGCCTTCGTGCAGACCGTCCACGACCTGCGCAACCCCCACCACCTCGACCGACGCCTGCACGACGAGCAGCTCGACGCCCTGCTGCCCCGTGCCGACGCCCTGCTCACCCTGACCCCGGGGGCGGCCGGCGAGATCCAGCGCCGCTGGGGCCGCGAGGCCACGGTGGTGCCGCACCCGCACGTCGTCGACCTGCGCACGATGGCGGTCGCGGCCGACTGCCGCGCCCGCCGACGTACCGACGCCTTCCGGGTGGGGCTGCACGTCAAGAGCCTGCGGCCGAGCATGGCGCCCCTGCGGGTGCTGCCCACCCTCGCGGAGACGGTCGCCGACCTGCCTGGCGCCGTGCTGCAGGTCAACGCGCACCGCGACGTGGTGCAGGGCGGCGCCCGCGAGGACGCCGAGCTGTACGAGTGGCTGCGGGACGCCGAGGCCAGCGGCTCGGTGGACCTGCGCGTCCACGACTTCCTGCCCGACCAGGACCTGTGGAACTACCTCGGCTCCCTGGACCTGTCCGTGCTGCCCTACCGGTTCGGCACCCACTCCGGCTGGCTCGAGGCGTGCCGGGACCTCGGCACCACGGTGCTCGCCCCGACCTGCGGCTACTTCGCCGAGCAGGGCCCGGTGCTGTCCTACGAGCACGACGAGGACCACATCGACCTGGCATCGCTCGACGCCGCGGTGCGCCGCGCCCACGCCGAGCGCCCGCAGTGGGGCGCCGGCATCGACGAGCGCCGCGTCCAGCGCGCCGAGGTCGCCGCCGTGCACGAGCGGGTGTACGCCGACGTGGCCCGGACGGTGGGGCGGTGA
- a CDS encoding glycosyltransferase, with product MSGAPPVRVGYYVHHHGSGHLHRAGALARELAGRDVVPTGLSSLARPAQWPGEWVALPRDDAPEPGLDDPATRGPDARGRLHWAPRGHTGLRARHARIAAWLDAARPDVVVVDVSVEVALLVRLHGVPVVGVVLPGVRDDAAHRLGHDVADALVGLWPADATGILLDVDPAVERRVRAVGGLSRFPVEAGDPVDRRPGPPRVLVLGGSGGDAWSEGDLERAVAAAPTWDWQVLGGTRGAWVADPRAAVRAADVVLTHAGQNALAEVAALRRPAVVVPAPRPHDEQARTGAALVAGPWPAVVLDALRGPGWPGALERARTLDGAAWAGWCDGRAAARFADIVLATAREPVP from the coding sequence ATGAGCGGCGCACCCCCCGTGCGCGTCGGGTACTACGTGCACCACCACGGCAGTGGCCACCTGCACCGTGCCGGCGCGCTGGCCCGGGAGCTGGCCGGCCGCGACGTCGTGCCGACCGGGCTGTCCTCACTGGCCCGGCCGGCGCAGTGGCCCGGGGAGTGGGTCGCCCTGCCTCGCGACGACGCCCCCGAGCCGGGCCTGGACGACCCGGCGACGCGGGGGCCGGACGCCCGTGGCCGGCTGCACTGGGCGCCACGGGGCCACACCGGCCTGCGCGCCCGGCACGCCCGGATCGCCGCTTGGCTCGACGCGGCCCGGCCGGACGTGGTCGTGGTCGACGTGTCGGTGGAGGTGGCGCTGCTCGTGCGCCTGCACGGGGTGCCGGTGGTCGGCGTCGTGCTGCCCGGGGTCCGCGACGATGCGGCCCACCGGCTGGGGCACGACGTCGCCGACGCCCTCGTCGGTCTGTGGCCCGCCGACGCGACCGGCATCCTGCTCGACGTCGACCCCGCGGTGGAGCGGCGGGTCCGGGCGGTCGGCGGCCTGTCCCGCTTCCCGGTCGAGGCCGGAGACCCGGTCGATCGCCGTCCGGGGCCGCCGCGGGTGCTGGTGCTCGGGGGCAGCGGCGGCGACGCGTGGAGCGAGGGCGACCTCGAGCGAGCCGTGGCGGCAGCGCCGACGTGGGACTGGCAGGTCCTGGGTGGCACCCGTGGCGCCTGGGTCGCTGACCCCCGCGCAGCGGTGCGGGCCGCCGACGTGGTGCTGACGCACGCGGGGCAGAACGCGCTGGCCGAGGTGGCGGCACTGCGCCGGCCGGCAGTCGTGGTCCCGGCCCCGCGTCCTCACGACGAGCAGGCGCGCACCGGCGCCGCGCTGGTCGCCGGCCCCTGGCCCGCCGTCGTGCTGGACGCGCTGCGCGGCCCCGGCTGGCCCGGCGCGCTCGAGCGGGCGCGCACGCTCGACGGTGCCGCCTGGGCCGGTTGGTGCGACGGCCGTGCGGCCGCCCGGTTCGCCGACATCGTGCTGGCGACGGCCCGGGAGCCCGTGCCGTGA
- a CDS encoding pyruvate, water dikinase regulatory protein yields MSALVDPVVPVFFLSDSTGISAETMGNALLIQFPDTKFERTTIPFIATVEHAREVVAMLDGLMDGPVTPLVFTTAAEDVVREELNCTRAPLIDFFGMHMQRVESVLGMTGRREAARLHGVGDVQRYNSRMAAVEFAIEHDDGQSLRALDRSDVILLAPSRCGKTPTSMYLALQHGLFVANYPLVDEDLERSELPAAIAPYVERCWGLTTTADRLSRVRNERRPGSRYASMDQCRWELRRAKSLFEGNRLPTVDSSAKSVEEICALILQTRKIRAKTAERVRRHQEENPA; encoded by the coding sequence ATGAGCGCTCTGGTCGACCCGGTGGTGCCGGTCTTCTTCCTGTCCGACTCCACCGGCATCAGCGCCGAGACGATGGGCAACGCGCTGCTCATCCAGTTCCCGGACACCAAGTTCGAGCGGACGACCATCCCGTTCATCGCCACCGTCGAGCACGCCCGCGAGGTGGTCGCGATGCTCGACGGCCTGATGGACGGTCCGGTCACGCCGCTGGTCTTCACGACCGCGGCCGAGGACGTGGTGCGCGAGGAGCTCAACTGCACGCGCGCGCCGCTCATCGACTTCTTCGGCATGCACATGCAGCGCGTCGAGTCGGTGCTGGGCATGACCGGGCGCCGCGAGGCGGCCCGGCTGCACGGTGTCGGCGACGTCCAGCGCTACAACAGCCGGATGGCCGCGGTGGAGTTCGCCATCGAGCACGACGACGGGCAGAGCCTGCGCGCGCTGGACCGCTCCGACGTGATCCTGCTGGCGCCCTCGCGCTGCGGCAAGACCCCCACGAGCATGTACCTCGCGCTGCAGCACGGGCTGTTCGTGGCCAACTACCCCCTCGTCGACGAGGACCTCGAGCGCTCCGAGCTGCCCGCCGCCATCGCGCCGTACGTCGAGCGCTGCTGGGGCCTGACCACGACGGCGGACCGGCTCAGCCGGGTGCGCAACGAGCGCCGACCCGGGTCCCGCTACGCCTCGATGGACCAGTGCCGGTGGGAGCTGCGCCGCGCCAAGTCCCTCTTCGAGGGCAACCGCCTGCCCACCGTGGACTCCTCGGCCAAGTCGGTCGAGGAGATCTGCGCGCTGATCCTGCAGACCCGCAAGATCCGAGCGAAGACCGCCGAACGCGTCCGCCGTCACCAGGAAGAGAACCCCGCATGA